A region of Streptomyces deccanensis DNA encodes the following proteins:
- a CDS encoding ThuA domain-containing protein, translating into MYLRGLSDAKRRAWAATLTASVVTAGLLSGPAAQARPAPEPPLTTMSITSPPGGSGPRVLIFHGSAAAGDESPVVNAGIEAIERIGLSGPAAERFGVVATDDASVFTDEARLSGFNAVVFLTGGGDVLDPEQEAGLESYMEAGGGFVGVHDAARAEPYSDWFTGLIGARPAPSSPTTVQRATVEVGDRRHPATKDLPTQWKRPDKWLNWTKNPSGSVHTVARVRESTYQPGTGANGWDHPVSWCRDYDGGRSFYTGMGGTVSAYDETDFRTHLRGALLWTSRLAQADCKATITANYKAERLTQPNQPGQNDQIGEPHGLVTAPDGRVLYIGRGGADSSQPVVTDWNNPDIGKGKGEIHVYDPRTKKVTLAGALTVFGNKGGGDELIKVEEGLLGIELDPAFQQNGWVYLHYTPHSRIDRDTRMAERRVSRFTLDLASNKLNLSSEKVLLKWPVQIHSCCHSGGGMSWDSKGNLYIATGDNNSSGFSAGYSGNNPEPNYKGVSFADARRTAGNTNNLNGKILRIHPEPDGTYTLPAGNLFTGKETAEGGGKTRGEIYVMGVRNPARIFVDRQTDVLYAGWVGPDASAPSTTWGPAKYDTFAAITEAGNRGWPYCMGNKQPYRDRNLPDPSKPLGWYDCDRPKNESPNNDGLVNLPPVTGNNIWYAPQGGAPDFPRDASGIPSYKNEEATYLLPWLKGGGQATMNGPVYRHTESVDNSVRWPAYWDGKWFVGDFYDADQPRHAVVMDPKNQGSGGLPVHAESLKKIVPVGADGIRNLMDWKFGPDGALYVLDYGRGFFTSDAKSALWRVTYTGGGPTPAAGELARKAE; encoded by the coding sequence ATGTACTTACGAGGGTTGAGCGACGCGAAGAGACGGGCCTGGGCGGCCACCCTGACCGCCTCGGTCGTCACCGCCGGACTCCTGTCGGGCCCCGCGGCCCAGGCGCGACCGGCGCCGGAACCACCGCTGACAACGATGTCGATCACGTCACCCCCGGGCGGCTCGGGCCCTCGGGTGCTGATCTTCCACGGCTCCGCCGCGGCCGGGGACGAGTCCCCCGTCGTGAACGCCGGGATCGAGGCGATCGAACGGATCGGCCTGTCGGGGCCGGCCGCCGAGCGGTTCGGGGTCGTGGCCACCGACGACGCGTCCGTCTTCACCGACGAGGCCCGGCTGAGCGGGTTCAACGCCGTCGTCTTCCTGACCGGCGGCGGTGACGTCCTGGATCCGGAGCAGGAGGCGGGCCTGGAGAGCTATATGGAGGCGGGCGGCGGTTTCGTCGGCGTCCACGACGCGGCCCGCGCCGAGCCGTACTCGGACTGGTTCACCGGACTGATCGGCGCCCGGCCGGCCCCGTCGAGCCCGACCACCGTGCAGCGGGCGACCGTCGAGGTCGGTGACCGGCGACACCCGGCCACCAAGGACCTGCCGACGCAGTGGAAGCGGCCCGACAAGTGGCTCAACTGGACGAAGAACCCGTCGGGCTCCGTGCACACCGTGGCCCGGGTGCGGGAGTCGACGTACCAGCCGGGCACCGGCGCCAACGGCTGGGACCACCCGGTGAGTTGGTGCCGGGACTACGACGGCGGACGCTCCTTCTACACGGGCATGGGCGGGACGGTCTCCGCGTACGACGAGACCGACTTCCGTACGCATCTGCGCGGCGCCCTGCTCTGGACCTCCCGCCTCGCGCAGGCCGACTGCAAGGCGACCATCACCGCCAACTACAAGGCCGAGCGGCTGACCCAGCCCAACCAGCCCGGGCAGAACGACCAGATCGGTGAACCGCACGGCCTGGTCACCGCACCCGACGGGCGAGTCCTCTACATCGGCCGGGGCGGCGCCGACTCCTCCCAGCCCGTGGTCACCGACTGGAACAACCCCGACATCGGCAAGGGCAAGGGCGAGATCCACGTCTACGACCCGAGGACGAAGAAGGTCACCCTCGCGGGCGCCCTCACCGTCTTCGGCAACAAGGGCGGCGGCGACGAGCTGATCAAGGTCGAAGAGGGCCTGCTGGGCATCGAGTTGGACCCCGCCTTCCAGCAGAACGGCTGGGTGTACCTGCACTACACGCCGCACTCGCGGATCGACCGTGACACCCGGATGGCCGAGCGCCGCGTCTCCCGCTTCACCCTCGACCTCGCGAGCAACAAGCTGAACCTGAGCAGCGAGAAGGTCCTGCTCAAGTGGCCCGTGCAGATCCACAGTTGCTGCCACTCCGGCGGCGGGATGAGCTGGGACTCGAAGGGCAACCTGTACATCGCGACCGGCGACAACAACTCCAGCGGCTTCAGCGCCGGTTACTCGGGCAACAACCCCGAGCCGAACTACAAGGGCGTCTCCTTCGCCGACGCGCGCCGCACCGCCGGGAACACCAACAACCTCAACGGCAAGATCCTCCGCATCCACCCGGAGCCCGACGGCACCTACACCCTGCCCGCGGGGAACCTCTTCACCGGCAAGGAGACCGCCGAGGGCGGGGGCAAGACACGCGGTGAGATCTATGTGATGGGGGTCAGGAACCCCGCCCGCATCTTCGTCGACCGGCAGACCGACGTCCTCTACGCCGGCTGGGTCGGCCCCGACGCGAGCGCGCCGTCGACGACCTGGGGGCCCGCCAAGTACGACACCTTCGCCGCCATCACCGAGGCGGGCAACCGGGGTTGGCCGTACTGCATGGGCAACAAGCAGCCCTACCGGGACCGCAACCTGCCGGACCCGTCGAAACCGCTCGGCTGGTACGACTGCGACCGCCCGAAGAACGAGTCCCCGAACAACGACGGGCTCGTCAACCTGCCCCCGGTGACCGGCAACAACATCTGGTACGCGCCGCAAGGCGGCGCCCCCGACTTCCCCCGGGACGCGAGCGGCATCCCCTCGTACAAGAACGAGGAGGCCACGTACCTGCTGCCGTGGCTCAAGGGCGGCGGCCAGGCGACGATGAACGGGCCGGTCTACCGGCACACCGAGTCCGTCGACAACTCCGTCCGGTGGCCCGCCTACTGGGACGGCAAGTGGTTCGTCGGCGACTTCTACGACGCCGACCAGCCGCGCCACGCGGTGGTCATGGACCCGAAGAACCAGGGCAGCGGCGGACTCCCGGTCCACGCGGAGTCCCTGAAGAAGATCGTGCCGGTCGGGGCGGACGGCATCAGGAACCTCATGGACTGGAAGTTCGGTCCGGACGGCGCGCTGTACGTCCTGGACTACGGACGCGGCTTCTTCACCTCGGACGCCAAGTCGGCGTTGTGGCGCGTGACCTACACGGGCGGCGGCCCGACACCGGCGGCCGGCGAGCTGGCGAGGAAGGCGGAGTGA
- a CDS encoding OmpL47-type beta-barrel domain-containing protein, with the protein MRERRLWAALVAALLMVLGLTSTPASGRTDAAPEKAAAQVLTWTAGDDITKYLTAPQTAVAGPTTLVFENSKATGNTMGMPHTLTFDVSDPEYNNDVPLNILANPGDDQGGRHTAEVTLTPGRYRYYCTIPGHGQMQGILVVTEGTGEDTTAPETSAQVAGTQNSEGAYVGSASVAVSASDPGGSGVERIEYAVGDTGAWLPYTTPVVVDQVGTHKIRYRAVDKAGNTAAEKSVGFTVVAPPTDDATAPETSATVAGEKNPQGDYVSMATVTVSASDTGSGVNTIEYALGDSGAWQPYTAPVMVHEVGTHKVRYRATDKAGNVAAAKSVGFTVVAPPATDTTPPVTGVTVEGDRNSAGAYLKSAKVTVSATDHGGSGVAAVEYSLDGGPYLAYTAPVVVDRAGTHTVAYRASDKAGNTAAARSVSFTVVAGGGVPAPNCAEYDERLTVFVGTVDSGVPNRVTNNRCRINELIEDEKEWTSHALFLKHVDTVLDKLFREGVVDLREYTAVKEAAEESGIGRPGQTEGYRTILDGTAESFAKWQQVGGGSFGLNTDGSITSGTTKAGLGMLWFPERKYGDFSLRLQWRDDAPGTGNANSGVFVRFPGVHDHPEESRPEWVAIKYGHEVQVLDRPDGDMYKTGSVYGFDRVGLAGAGVTQKGTWNDYEIRVVDQRYSVYRNGVLINEFDNTGGQDFTPPRSDDPGTDGRRFASGYIGLQVHGTTDVVSYRDIRIKEL; encoded by the coding sequence ATGCGGGAAAGACGTCTGTGGGCGGCCCTGGTGGCGGCCCTGCTGATGGTCCTCGGGCTCACGTCGACGCCCGCCTCCGGCCGCACGGACGCGGCGCCGGAGAAGGCCGCCGCCCAGGTGCTCACCTGGACCGCCGGTGACGACATCACCAAGTACCTGACCGCGCCGCAGACCGCGGTGGCGGGCCCGACCACGCTCGTGTTCGAGAACAGCAAGGCCACGGGCAACACCATGGGCATGCCGCACACGTTGACGTTCGACGTCTCCGACCCGGAGTACAACAACGACGTGCCGCTCAACATCCTCGCCAACCCCGGCGACGACCAGGGCGGCCGCCACACCGCCGAGGTCACGCTCACCCCCGGCCGCTACCGCTACTACTGCACGATCCCCGGGCACGGCCAGATGCAGGGCATCCTCGTGGTGACCGAGGGCACCGGCGAGGACACCACCGCGCCCGAGACCTCGGCCCAGGTCGCCGGGACGCAGAACTCGGAGGGCGCGTACGTCGGTTCGGCCTCCGTGGCGGTGAGCGCGAGCGACCCGGGCGGCTCGGGTGTCGAGCGGATCGAGTACGCCGTCGGTGACACCGGAGCCTGGCTGCCGTACACCACGCCGGTGGTCGTCGACCAGGTCGGCACGCACAAGATCCGCTACCGCGCGGTCGACAAGGCGGGCAACACGGCGGCCGAGAAGAGCGTCGGCTTCACCGTCGTGGCACCGCCGACCGACGACGCGACCGCGCCGGAGACCTCGGCGACCGTGGCCGGCGAGAAGAACCCGCAGGGCGACTACGTGTCCATGGCGACGGTCACCGTCTCCGCGTCGGACACCGGGTCGGGGGTCAACACCATCGAGTACGCCCTCGGCGACTCGGGGGCCTGGCAGCCGTACACCGCGCCCGTGATGGTGCACGAGGTCGGCACGCACAAGGTGCGGTACCGGGCCACGGACAAGGCGGGCAACGTCGCCGCCGCGAAGAGCGTCGGCTTCACCGTCGTCGCCCCGCCCGCCACCGACACCACACCCCCGGTGACGGGCGTGACCGTCGAGGGCGACCGGAACTCCGCCGGGGCGTACCTGAAGAGCGCGAAGGTCACCGTGAGCGCGACCGACCACGGTGGCTCGGGCGTGGCCGCCGTCGAGTACTCGCTGGACGGCGGCCCCTATCTCGCCTACACCGCCCCCGTGGTGGTCGACCGGGCGGGCACCCACACGGTCGCGTACCGGGCGAGCGACAAGGCGGGCAACACGGCCGCCGCGCGCTCGGTCAGCTTCACCGTCGTCGCCGGCGGCGGGGTCCCCGCGCCCAACTGCGCCGAGTACGACGAGCGGTTGACGGTCTTCGTCGGCACGGTCGACTCGGGCGTGCCGAACCGGGTCACCAACAACCGTTGCCGCATCAACGAGTTGATCGAGGACGAGAAGGAGTGGACGTCCCACGCGCTGTTCCTGAAGCACGTGGACACCGTTCTCGACAAGCTGTTCCGGGAGGGGGTCGTCGACCTGCGCGAGTACACCGCCGTGAAGGAGGCGGCGGAGGAGTCCGGCATCGGCAGGCCCGGCCAGACGGAGGGCTACCGCACGATCCTGGACGGCACGGCCGAGTCGTTCGCCAAGTGGCAGCAGGTGGGCGGCGGTTCGTTCGGGCTGAACACCGACGGCTCGATCACCTCCGGCACGACGAAGGCCGGGCTCGGCATGCTGTGGTTCCCCGAACGGAAGTACGGCGACTTCTCCCTGCGCCTGCAGTGGCGGGACGACGCGCCCGGCACCGGCAACGCCAACTCCGGTGTGTTCGTGCGCTTCCCGGGCGTCCACGACCACCCGGAGGAGTCACGGCCGGAGTGGGTGGCCATCAAGTACGGCCATGAGGTGCAGGTCCTCGACCGGCCCGACGGCGACATGTACAAGACGGGGTCGGTCTACGGCTTCGACCGGGTGGGGCTCGCCGGGGCGGGCGTCACCCAGAAGGGCACCTGGAACGACTACGAGATCAGGGTGGTCGACCAGCGCTACTCGGTCTACCGCAACGGCGTCCTGATCAACGAGTTCGACAACACCGGCGGCCAGGACTTCACCCCGCCCCGCTCGGACGACCCGGGCACGGACGGGCGACGGTTCGCCTCCGGCTACATCGGACTCCAGGTCCACGGCACGACGGACGTCGTCTCCTACCGCGACATCCGGATCAAGGAACTGTAG